A genomic segment from Orientia tsutsugamushi str. Boryong encodes:
- a CDS encoding reverse transcriptase N-terminal domain-containing protein — translation MQIFYILWHIVKVIQVNKYDKVKALQHLIANSFDSNVIAVRKVTETSEKRIVGVNCLIQYLYLIVKHLTF, via the coding sequence TTGCAGATATTTTATATACTTTGGCATATCGTAAAGGTAATACAGGTAAATAAATATGATAAAGTGAAAGCTTTGCAACATTTAATTGCCAATTCTTTTGACAGTAATGTAATTGCAGTTAGAAAAGTGACTGAAACCTCAGAAAAAAGAATTGTAGGAGTTAATTGCTTAATACAATATTTATATCTAATAGTAAAACATTTGACTTTCTGA
- a CDS encoding DnaA N-terminal domain-containing protein has protein sequence MDSNSTWYKVRKYILQHYKYEQVIDKIWFSKLKVVNEDNVNKKIFIKAKTEFEDSYIRGNYLKDFEYAFKAQGFSFELVKFE, from the coding sequence TTGGACTCCAACTCAACTTGGTACAAAGTACGAAAATACATACTTCAACATTACAAATATGAGCAAGTTATTGATAAAATATGGTTTAGTAAATTAAAAGTTGTAAATGAAGATAATGTTAATAAAAAAATATTCATTAAAGCAAAAACAGAATTTGAAGATAGTTACATCAGAGGGAATTATCTGAAAGATTTTGAGTACGCTTTTAAAGCTCAAGGGTTTTCTTTTGAGTTAGTTAAGTTCGAATAA
- a CDS encoding ankyrin repeat domain-containing protein translates to MYNTDLHDAAKQGDINKVKHLILEENRDVNFQDEDKNTPLYCAAKEGHTDVVKFLLTHGADSSLQCQCTNTALHIATQNKHVDVVKILAAHAAQTTNVVHTDNNIDLPGNMNQTALHMAVRNKSIDIIKILLFYGSDGNYPDAFRNTALHVAMTQHNSEIIDLLLTNGCSLNVPNTAGTTPFKKICNSFLNQPTEQKQKIITSCIAHLVMREHCNKEESTTTQPAWFKYNKYLTAESEWFKSNKSLIDKNQSLNEIWQNCQKEIQKMKDTIVCESEKTSLFDMFMESDLDKIARSTNYRHIRHKFKKEFCTYSPFIEKAIESRTLMLQNAVESIDDIFEPNQDDSTSWPHLPLEMKFMVLEYCSKDDLTKLQHHEEVEIAGGNNVMHEES, encoded by the coding sequence ATGTATAATACTGATTTACATGATGCTGCAAAACAGGGCGATATAAACAAGGTAAAGCACCTCATTTTGGAAGAGAATAGAGATGTTAATTTTCAAGATGAGGATAAAAATACTCCTTTATATTGTGCAGCAAAGGAAGGGCATACGGATGTTGTAAAATTTCTGTTAACTCATGGAGCTGATAGTAGTTTACAATGTCAGTGCACTAATACTGCTTTGCACATAGCTACACAAAACAAGCATGTAGATGTTGTAAAGATTCTGGCAGCTCACGCAGCTCAAACAACTAATGTAGTTCACACAGATAATAATATTGATTTACCAGGTAATATGAATCAAACAGCTCTACATATGGCTGTTCGAAACAAATCCATAGATATTATAAAGATTTTGTTATTTTATGGGTCTGATGGTAATTATCCAGACGCTTTTCGTAATACTGCTTTGCACGTTGCTATGACTCAACATAATTCTGAAATTATAGATCTTTTGTTAACTAATGGATGTAGTCTCAATGTACCAAATACAGCTGGTACTACTCCTTTTAAAAAGATTTGCAATTCTTTTCTAAATCAACCTACAGAGCAAAAGCAAAAAATAATAACATCATGTATTGCTCATCTTGTTATGAGAGAACATTGTAACAAAGAAGAAAGTACAACAACACAGCCAGCATGGTTTAAATACAATAAATATCTTACAGCTGAATCAGAATGGTTTAAATCCAATAAATCTCTTATAGATAAAAACCAATCTCTAAATGAAATTTGGCAGAACTGCCAGAAAGAAATTCAAAAGATGAAAGACACAATTGTTTGCGAAAGCGAAAAAACATCTCTTTTTGATATGTTTATGGAATCGGATCTTGATAAGATAGCAAGGTCCACTAATTATAGACATATTAGGCATAAGTTTAAGAAAGAATTTTGCACGTATTCTCCTTTTATTGAAAAAGCTATCGAGAGTAGAACTTTGATGTTACAAAATGCAGTAGAATCAATAGATGATATATTTGAACCAAATCAAGATGATTCAACATCTTGGCCTCATTTACCACTAGAAATGAAATTTATGGTACTAGAGTACTGCAGTAAGGATGATTTAACAAAACTTCAACATCATGAAGAAGTTGAAATTGCAGGGGGCAATAATGTTATGCATGAAGAATCGTAG
- a CDS encoding IS5 family transposase (programmed frameshift), whose translation MKLDQIKELKDEKFRRLTVVRKGTFSKMVDILRKADGVKKSKGGRKNKLNLEEQLLMALEYLREYRTYFHIGQNYGISESSAYKAVKWVEDTLVKHPNFALPGRKALMNSDMNYEVVLIDATESPIERPKKKQKFYYSGKKKRHTLKTQIVVDKKTHQVICTDFSNGKKHDFRLFKESKILIHPKIKAITDIGYQGIQKIHNNSALPKKKSKKNPLTKNDKKNNRRLAGKRVVNENVIAMLKRFKIIADKYRNRRKRFGLRFNLISCIYNFELP comes from the exons ATGAAATTAGATCAGATTAAAGAGTTAAAGGATGAAAAATTTCGTCGATTAACAGTAGTAAGGAAGGGAACATTCTCAAAGATGGTGGATATTTTGAGGAAAGCTGATGGTGTTAAGAAATCAAAAGGAGGGCGTAAAAATAAGCTCAATTTGGAGGAACAGTTATTGATGGCCTTAGAATACCTTAGAGAATACCGTACTTATTTTCATATAGGTCAGAACTATGGGATTAGTGAAAGTTCAGCATATAAAGCTGTAAAATGGGTAGAAGACACCTTAGTTAAACACCCAAACTTTGCTCTTCCAGGTCGTAAAGCTCTAATGAATAGCGATATGAATTATGAAGTAGTCTTGATTGATGCTACTGAGAGTCCAATAGAAAGACCCAA AAAAAAACAAAAATTCTATTATTCAGGAAAGAAGAAAAGGCATACACTAAAGACTCAAATAGTGGTAGACAAGAAAACACACCAAGTAATATGTACAGATTTTTCTAACGGTAAAAAACATGACTTTAGATTATTTAAGGAATCCAAAATTCTTATCCATCCTAAGATTAAAGCGATTACTGATATAGGATATCAAGGTATACAAAAAATTCACAATAATTCTGCATTACCAAAGAAAAAAAGCAAGAAAAATCCTTTAACTAAAAATGATAAAAAGAATAATCGTAGGTTAGCAGGAAAAAGAGTTGTCAATGAAAACGTTATTGCTATGCTAAAACGGTTCAAAATTATTGCTGACAAATATCGAAATAGACGTAAAAGATTCGGTCTTAGATTTAATTTGATCTCTTGCATTTATAATTTTGAACTACCTTAA
- a CDS encoding TraE/TraK family type IV conjugative transfer system protein, translating into MNHLFKQNAIQELVKYNKCLLSVTILLAAANIIAIMAAITKEEKWLLIPAMEPDRKMMVSSKNYHETYLKEWAIYVTKLLFTTSPNEVERQIADMKVASSNTESLNKFFHDHLQFVKGSNVSSVFFPKKVEVIKDGVLISGTLRYWFSDSKHIAVDKTYLLTYKRSPNYLLLLTGVKENGIKK; encoded by the coding sequence ATGAATCATCTCTTTAAGCAAAATGCTATACAAGAGCTGGTTAAATATAATAAATGCTTACTTTCAGTAACTATATTGCTAGCTGCAGCTAATATAATTGCGATAATGGCTGCAATTACCAAAGAAGAAAAGTGGTTATTAATTCCAGCAATGGAGCCTGATCGTAAAATGATGGTTTCATCAAAAAATTACCATGAAACCTATTTAAAGGAATGGGCAATTTATGTAACGAAACTCTTATTTACTACTTCTCCAAATGAGGTAGAAAGACAAATAGCAGACATGAAAGTTGCATCTAGTAATACTGAATCTTTAAATAAATTTTTTCATGATCACTTGCAATTTGTTAAAGGCTCAAATGTGTCTTCAGTCTTTTTTCCGAAGAAGGTTGAAGTGATAAAGGATGGAGTATTAATTAGTGGAACGCTTCGTTATTGGTTTAGCGATAGTAAACATATAGCTGTCGATAAGACTTACCTTTTGACTTACAAGCGAAGTCCTAATTACCTTTTGTTGTTAACTGGCGTTAAAGAGAATGGAATAAAAAAATGA
- a CDS encoding tyrosine-type recombinase/integrase — protein sequence MSDIEPIFNDISKEGKYATANALLATLRTIFNKAIKWGLIENNPTLGIEQHKLQARERRLSYDEMGRFLQVLCGEASPLIRDFALLALYTGARKSNVLEMEWDNIDFERKIWHIPKTKNGKAQNIPLTDEAMEILQARKLISTSKWVLPSSTSESGHLSHPNTAWKIICEKASIKNFRIHDLRRTFASCMGDAGESQRTISIALNHINPNSTIPYTIACMELVREYMSKAIQIISECARSYNIYNTI from the coding sequence ATGAGTGATATTGAACCAATATTCAATGATATCAGCAAAGAGGGAAAATATGCCACAGCAAATGCATTGCTAGCAACCTTACGCACTATATTTAATAAGGCAATAAAATGGGGATTAATAGAAAACAATCCTACTCTAGGGATAGAGCAGCATAAACTGCAAGCAAGAGAGAGACGTCTAAGTTACGATGAAATGGGTAGATTTTTACAAGTATTATGCGGAGAAGCAAGTCCATTGATAAGAGATTTTGCATTACTAGCGTTATATACTGGAGCTAGAAAAAGTAATGTGTTAGAGATGGAATGGGACAATATAGATTTTGAAAGAAAAATATGGCATATACCAAAAACTAAGAACGGAAAGGCGCAAAATATACCATTAACAGATGAGGCAATGGAAATATTGCAAGCAAGGAAATTAATATCTACAAGTAAATGGGTACTACCAAGTTCTACTAGCGAAAGCGGACACTTATCGCATCCAAATACCGCATGGAAGATAATTTGTGAAAAGGCAAGCATAAAAAATTTCAGAATACACGATCTAAGAAGGACGTTTGCAAGTTGTATGGGGGATGCAGGCGAAAGTCAGAGGACAATTAGTATAGCATTGAATCATATTAATCCAAACTCAACAATACCTTATACTATAGCTTGTATGGAGTTAGTACGAGAGTATATGTCTAAGGCTATACAAATAATTAGTGAATGTGCTAGAAGTTATAATATTTATAATACTATCTGA
- a CDS encoding group II intron maturase-specific domain-containing protein, whose translation MDRVIYLINQILQGWINYFRIGNSSSWFRYVMDWFDKIVRPHLMQSSGLKGFCWKRLCRRKLYEKVELYNDYQIRY comes from the coding sequence ATTGATAGAGTAATATATCTTATCAACCAGATATTACAAGGCTGGATAAATTACTTTAGGATTGGTAACTCTAGTAGTTGGTTTAGATATGTAATGGACTGGTTTGATAAGATAGTAAGACCTCATCTAATGCAATCAAGTGGATTGAAAGGCTTCTGCTGGAAAAGGTTGTGTAGAAGAAAGTTATATGAAAAGGTGGAATTATATAATGATTACCAAATTCGATATTAG
- a CDS encoding TrbI/VirB10 family protein produces MIGEDGRSGIKGIVVDKSSNIASMAALNGVFSNIAKFLQAKAIKPDMLPTLNLVAGGHQQQEFQIGDALQSGAYSGASNAFDKLADFAIKQADSMSPVVLIASGRVIDVVFKKGFDLREHKKKPHNLTYSQSTNNEKVNLHNKFDQSQKLEEHL; encoded by the coding sequence TTGATAGGTGAAGATGGACGTTCTGGAATTAAAGGAATCGTGGTAGATAAATCGTCTAACATAGCAAGCATGGCTGCATTAAATGGAGTATTTAGCAATATTGCTAAGTTTCTACAAGCTAAGGCTATTAAACCTGATATGCTACCAACTTTAAACCTAGTAGCTGGAGGTCATCAACAACAAGAGTTTCAGATTGGAGATGCGCTTCAGTCTGGAGCTTACTCTGGAGCTAGTAATGCTTTTGATAAGCTAGCTGATTTTGCTATAAAACAAGCTGATTCTATGAGCCCAGTCGTTCTTATTGCGTCAGGTAGAGTCATCGATGTTGTATTTAAAAAAGGTTTTGACTTACGTGAGCACAAGAAGAAGCCACATAATTTAACTTATTCACAATCAACTAACAATGAAAAAGTTAATTTGCATAATAAATTCGACCAATCACAAAAGTTAGAGGAGCATTTATAA